CTCCACGGCCATCGGGAACAACGACGTCTCCGTCAGGCCGGGCGACACGTTCACCTCCAGGAAGTGCGGCACCCCGTGCTGGTCGATGATCGCATCGGTCCGGGACACGTCACGCAGCCCGAGCAGCTTGTGCGCCGCGACCGCCAGCTCCCCCGCGCGGGCCGCGACTTCGGGCGCCAGGTCGGCCGGTGCCTCGTAACTGGTGAGCCCGGCGGTGTAGCGGGCCGTGTAGTCGTACACGCCGTCGGCCGCTTCGATGCGCACCGCGGGAAGCGCCTCCGGGCCGTCCGCGGTGTCCACCACGCTCACAGCGACCTCGACGCCTTCGATGAACTGCTCGACGAGCACGGTGTCGCCGTAGGCCAGCGCGCCCACCATCGCCGAGGGCAGCTCCGAGGCTTCTCGGACCACTCGCGCCCCCAGCGCCGAACCGCCCTGATCCGGCTTGAGCATCAGCGGCAGACCCAGCTTGCCGACCAGCGCGTCCAGCACGGCTTGGGCGCCGAGCTCGCGGAACGTGGCGTGCGGCAGCACAACCCAGTCCGGGGTGCTCAGGCCGGCACGGGCGAGCTCGGCCTTCGCGGTCGGCTTGTCCCAAGCTCGGCGGCACGCCCGCTGGTCGGTGCCGACGTACGGAACGCCGAGCATGTCCAGCACGGACTGCACGGCACCGTTCTCACCTTCGCCGCCGTGCAGCGCGATGATCACGGCGTCCGGCCGCTCGTCCTGGATTCGCGTGACCAGCCGGGAATCGGCGTCCCACTCCCCCACGGTCATGCCGACGGAGCGCAGCGCGGTGGACAGCCGACGTCCGGAGCGCAGCGACACCTCGCGCTCGTGCGACAACCCACCGGACAGCACGGCGACCCAACGATCGGACATTGGTCGAACACCCCTGAAAGTAAGAGTCCACTGCGCACCAGGTGCGCAGTGGACCGATCGAATCGTGCGGCAGGAACGAGGTTACGCCGTGTCCGGAGAGGGAGCTTCGGGGCCGGAGACCGAGCGCTGCGGCACGCTGCCGAAGGTCCGCACCAGCTCCATCTCGTCGGTGAGCGTGTTGGCGAGCCTGCGGACGCCCTCACGGATGCGCTCCGGCGTCGGATAGCAGTAGGACAGCCGCATCTGCCGCGAGCCCAGCGCGTCCGCGTAGAAGCCGGTGCCCGAGGCGTAGGCGACCCGCTGGGTCACGGCCCGCGGCAACATCGCCTTGGTGTCCACGCCTTCCGGCGCGGTGAACCACACGTAGAACCCGCCGTCGGGCTTGGTCCAGCTGCAGCCTTCCGGCATGTGCTGCTCCAGCGCGCTGAGCATCGCGTCGCGGCGTTCCCGGTACTGCTCGCGGAAGGTCTTGATCTGGCCCTTCCAGTCGTGCGTGCTCAGGTAGCGGGACACGATCATCTGGTTCAGCGTGGGCGGGCACAGCGTCGCCGACTCCGCGGCGAGCACCAGCTTCTCGCGCACCGCGTGCGGGGCGAGGACCCAGCCGACGCGCAGTCCGGAGGCGAAGGTCTTGGAGAACGAACCGAGGTAGACCACGTTGTCCGGGTCCAGGCTGCGCAGCGCCGGGTAGGTCTGGCCGTCGAAGCCCAGCAGCCCGTACGGGTTGTCCTCCAGCACGAGGATGTCGTGGTGGCGGCAGATCTCCAGGATCTCGGCGCGGCGCTGCACGGCGAGCGTGACGCCGCCGGGGTTGTGGAAGTTCGGGATGGTGTAGAGGAACTTGATCCGCTCACCGCGGCTGGTGACCTCGGAGATCGCGTGCCGCAGCGCTTCCGGCTGCAACCCGTCGTCGTCCATCGCGACGTGCACGACCTTCGCCTGGTAGGCGTTGAAGGAGCCGAGCGCGCCGACGTAGGAGGGGCCTTCGGCGAGGACGACGTCGCCCGGGTCGCAGAACAGCCGCGTGACCATGTCCAGGGCCATCTGGGAGCCGACGGTGACCATCACGTCGTCGGGATGCCCGGTGATGCCTTCCATGGCCATGATCTCGCAGATCTGCTCGCGCAGTTCCGGAACGCCGTGCGCCGAGCCGTACTGCAGCGCGGCCTGCCCGTCGACGGAGATCAGCCGGGAGACCTCGGTGGCCAGCGAGTCCAGCGGCAGCGCGGCCAGGTTCGGCATGCCGCCGGCCAGCGAGACGACCTCGGGGCGACTCGCCACGGCGAACAGCGCCCGGATCTCCGATGCGGTCATGCCTGCGGTGCGCTGGGCGTACCGGTCGCGGTGCGCGTCGAGGTTGCGCGCCGCTCCCGCCTGCTGGACCGCTGCCTCCTGCTGGGGGCTCGGCTGCGGCTGATCGGTCGGGTTGCTGCCGTGATCGGACATTCCGCGCTCCGGTGGATCGGGTGTGCGCTGTAGTGATCGTCTCCTGTTACCACGAGGTGACGGTCGCGCGAGTCTATCTGTGCTATCGCGTCCGGCGGTCGCTTGTGTAACGGGCGCCTCGCACAAACCGGCTTGACGGTAACCCATCTCACCATTTCGGGGGGCACTGGGAAGGGTGAGGAGCTTCCGGCGGCAGGAGGCGGCGGCTTATCCTGGCCACGAGCCCCACCTGCCATGCGTGGGTTCTTGGCGGATTCGCAGGAGGTCAGGGTGTCGCGACGCGTCGTAGGCGTCACGCTGGACAACCTCGACCACTTGCCACCGAAGTGTCGTCGCTGCGTGTTCTGGGAACTCGCGCCGCACATCCGGGAGCAGGCCGAGGAGTTCGGCGAAACCGGCCTCGAAAAAGAGGCCTGGGTGTCCAACGTGCTGCTGGACTGGGGATCCTGCGGCCGCGTGCTGTACGTGGACGACGTGCCTGCCGGCTATGCGCTGTACGCCCCGCCCGCCGCGGTGCCGCGCGCCGCCGCGTTCCCGTCCGGCCCGGTCAGCGCGGACGCGGTGCTGCTCACCGCGTTGCGGGTGATCCCGGAGTTCGAGCACGGCGGGCTGGGCCGGGTGTTGCTGCAGAACGTGGCGAAGGATCTGACCAAGCGCGGAGTCCGCGCGATCGAGGCGTTCGGCGATCTGCACGAGGACGACGAGGGCTGCCTGGTCCCGGCGGGATTCCTGCAGCAGGTCGGGTTCAAGACCGTCCGCCAGCACCCGAAGTGGCCGCGCTTGCGGCTGGAGCTGCGCACGGCGATCTCCTGGAAGGAAGACGTCGAAGCGGCTCTGGAGCGGCTGCTGAGCACGGTCTCGGTGAAGACCGCCGAGCCCGCGCTCGGCTGACCGTCCTTGTTTGATCTTGGCTTGAGTAGCGGGTCGGGCGGCGGAACCTCAGCGGCTCCCTCGCTGCGGGATCGATTCCTCATGTATGCCGTACACGGCGAAATCGCTGTCCTCGCGAGGAAGCCGCTGAGAACCCGCCGGTGGTCGGTTTGCTCTGGCTGGTCGCCGCTCACAGGACAACGACCGACGACGCCGCTCACCTGGAAAGGCAAGATCAAAGACAGGAAGTGAACCCGCCGGAGCCCGCGCCGTGCGGCGCAGGCGGGCCAGACGTCGTCCTCAGGCGCCTTCGGCTCGGGTGAGTTCGTGGCGCAGCAGGTCGTCGAAGGTGAAGGTGCCCGTCGGCTGGTCGTCCTTGCCGAGCAGGTAGAGCCGTTTCACGGCGACCAGCAGGCCTTCGGCGATGATGTCCCGGAACGCGGGGTCGAGCAGCCGCCGCCGGTCCTCGGGGTTGGTGAGGTAACCGATCTCGGTGCGCACCGCGGGCATCCGGGTGAGGCGCAGGACCTCCCACGTCTTCGGGTGGATGCGGCAGTCGAGCATCCCCGTGCGCGCGACGATCTCGCGCTGCAGGAAGCCGGCCAGCGCCTCCCCCACCGTGGAGGTGGTGCCGTTGCCGGTGCCGAAGTGGAAGCTCGACACGCCCTGCGCCGCGGGCGCCGAGTTGGCGTCCATGTGCAGCGACAGGAACAGGTCGGCACCCGCTTCGTTGGCGAACCCGGCGCGGTCGGCCTCCGGCGGGCAGGAGTGCGGCCCGCGCGTGATCAGCGCTTCCATCCCGGTGGCGACCATGCGGCCTTCGAGCCTGCGGACCAGGTCCCAGGCGAGGTCGGCTTCGTTGACGCCGCCCACGGTCACGCCGCGGTCGGTGCCGCCGTGACCGGGGTCCAGCACGATGCGCTTGCCGCGCAGCAGCGGACCGGAGCGCCGGACCTTCTCCTGCTCCCGCAGGTAGACGGGGCGACCGCCGCGGACCTTCGGGGCGAGCTGCTTGAGCGCGCGCAGCGTGTTCGGGCCGCAGATGCCGTCGTTGCCGAGCCCGTAGTCGCGCTGGAAGCTGCGCAGCGCCTGCTCGGTCTGCCACCCGAAGATGCCGTCGGGCCTGCCCGCGTCGAAGCCGAGTTCCAGCAGCCGCTCCTGCAGCGCGAACACGTCGTCGCCGCTGATGGGCTTGGACACGAGGTAGGCCAGGGACCGGTCGCCCAGGCGCCAGCGCGCGTCGATCAGGGCGCGGTAGGTGGCGGGGCCGACGACGCCGTCGGTGATCAGGCCACGTCGCTGCTGGAAGACGCGCACCGCGTGTTCCACCGCCGCGTCGAAGTTCGCGGGGCCGGTGGCGGTTCCGTTTGGGGGGGCCGGTAGGAGACCCAGCGCAGCAAGGGTGTTCCTGATCTCGGCAACGGCCGGACCGACGTCACCGCGGTGGAGCAGCTGCATGCACTCCTCGCTCGATTCAGGCGCCGGTGGTGGATCCGGCGCGTAGGACGGTCGTACTCCCCCGATGTCCACTTCTGGGTGGATGGGTTCGGACGGGAACCCACCGGCTCATTGTGCCTTGCCTGCAATGCAGCGGCGCTGCGGGCCGCTCGCAGGCGCCCGCGCATGGGATGACCTCCCACGCTTCGCCGAGAACGGCGAAACCCCGCACATCTCCGCGCGGTGGCGGGGATCTGCGGGGTTCCGGCTCGGTGCGCGGCGGTCAGCGCCGCATCACAGGTAGTCCTTCAGGTCTTCCAGCAGCGCGGCCTTCGGCTTGGCGCCGACGATCTGCTTGACCGGCTCGCCGCCGGAGAACAGCAGCAGCGTCGGGACGCTCATCACCTGGTAGTCGCGGGCGACCGACGGGTTCTTGTCGATGTCCAGCTTGGCGATCGTGATGCCCGGGTTCTCGTCGGCGATCTCCTCCAGGACGGGCGCGACCATCTTGCACGGGCCGCACCAGGTCGCCCAGAAGTCGACCAGGACGGGCTTGTCGCTGCCCAGCACGTCGTCCTTGAACGAGCCGGCGTCCACGGTCACGGTGTTCTCGGCCATGTCATCTCCCTCGGTGTGAATTCAGGTCGGTCCAGCGCTCAGCGCGCCGCGGCGGTCTCGGTCGCAGGTGCGTAGCCACCGCCGACGTGTTCGGCCGCGACGTGCGCGGACTCGCTCACCTCGTGCTCGGCGAGCCACCGCTCGGCGTCCATCGCCGCCGAGCAGCCGGAACCGGCGGCGGTGATGGCCTGCCGGTAGGTGTGGTCGACGAGGTCGCCCGCGGCGAACACGCCGGGGATGCCGGTGTGCGTGGTGGGCTGCTGGACGGCGACGTAGCCCTCGTCGTCGACCTCGACCTGGTCGCGCACGAGTTCGCTGCGCGGGTCGTGGCCGATGGCGACGAACATGCCGGTGACGTCGAGCTGCGAGTCCTCACCGGTCACGGTGTCGTGCAGCTTCAGGCCGGTGACGGCGTTGTCGCCGAGCACCTCGGTGACCGCGGCGTTGGTGCGCCAGCGGATCTTCTCGTTGGCCTTGGCCCGCTCCAGCATGATCTTGGAGGCGCGGAACTCGTCGCGGCGGTGGATGATCGTCACCGAGTCCGCGAACTTGGTGAGGAACGTGGCCTCCTCCATCGCGGAGTCGCCACCGCCGATGACGGCGATGTGCTGCTCGCGGAAGAAGAAGCCGTCGCAGGTCGCGCACGCCGAAACGCCGTGGCCGAGCAGCTTCTCCTCGCCGGGGATGCCCAGGTAGCGGGCCGCCGCGCCCATCGCCAGGACGATCGCCTTGGCGCGGTACTCGACGCCGTTGGCGGTGACCTTCTTCACGTCGCCTTCGAGGTCGATGTGCTCGACGTCCTCGGCGCGCAGCTCACCTCCGAACCGCTTCGCCTGCTCCCGCATCTGCTCCATGAGATCGGGGCCCATGATGCCGTCCCGGAAACCGGGGTAGTTCTCCACGTCGGTGGTGGTCATCAACGCACCACCGAACTGCGTTCCCTCGAAGACCAAAGGCTGGAGTTCGGCCCGTGCGGCGTACACCGCAGCGGTGTAACCGGCGGGGCCGGAGCCCACGATGATGAGGTTGCGGACGTCGTCGGTCACCGCGCCCCTTTCGTTGTCGCGTGCCGCCCGCCGCGCTGAACGCGCGAGCGTACTCGGGTCAACGCGATCCTAGGCGCGTGTGTTCCCGGCTCCGCCGCGCGTGACGAGCCTGACCCGCTCAGCCTCCCAGGGTGCTGTCGGAGATCGTCGCGGGGCGGTCCGGGCCGCAGTCCTGGCCGACGACGAGGATGCGGAACCGGCCGATCCCGCCGCCTTGCAGCACCAGCGCCCTGGCCGGTTCGCCGTCGATCGTGACTTCGCGGGCGCCGAGCGGATTTCCGCTGCTCACGCCGTTGGCCTGCAGGCAGCCGAGCAGCTGTTCGGGGTCGGCGAGCGCGCCGTACTGCTCGGAGCCGAGCGCTTCGCCGAGCCGGTCCGCCGGGAAGGCGTCTCCGCGCAGCGCCAGCGGCGGCGGACCGTCCTGGGGCGGCGGCGCGGCGGCGTTGTCGGTGTCCCCCTGCAGGATTCCGCCGGTGCCGAGCACCACGATTCCCGTCACCGCGGCGGCCGCGGTGAGCAGGCCCGCCGTCCAGCCCGCGCGCTTGCGCCTGCGCCGGCGAGCGGCGGCGAGGTCGAGCACCGGAGCGGGTTCGGGTTCGACGGGCTGACCCGCGGTTCCGGCGGAGTTCGGGTTCTCGCCCTCGGGTGCCATGGCCCAGGAACGCAGTTCCGCCTCGAGCGCTTCGTCCAGCTTGGCCGCGACGTCGTCGGGCACGGTCGGAGCCGGCAGCTCCGCCAGTTCGGCGCTGGTGGCTTCCAGCGCGGCGAGCAGTTCGCTCGCCTCCGGGTCGGCCTGGATGCGCGGCAGCAGCTCGTCGGCCACGTCCTGATCGAGCACTCCCGCGTGCAGATCGGCCACCAGATCCAGCGACCACGGTGGGCCTTGCGGCGTTTCGGGGCGCCGTTGTTCGCCGCTCATCGTCCCTCCCGTCGACGCTTGGCGTTGGCGTCATCTGGGACGTTCGCATCCGCACTCGGGTTCCGCAGGTGTCCCAGAAGTTTCGCCAGCTTCACCCGGCCGCGGGCGCAGCGGCTCTTCACGGTGCCCTCGGCGACGCCGAGGATGGCGGCGGTGTCGGACACCGAATAGCCCTCCACGTCGACCAGCACGATCGGCGCGCGCTGCTCCTCGGGGAGGGCGGCCAGCGCGTCCTGCACGGCCATCCGGGTGTCCTGCTCCTCGATCGCGTCGCGCGGAACGGCCGGCTCGGCCGGCCCGGTATCGGGCAAGGGCACCGTCGGTCTCGCCTGGCGCCTGCGGATCCGGTCCAGGCAGGCGTTCACCACGATTCGGTGCAACCAGGTGGTGACCTGGGATTCCGCTCGGAACGATCCGGCGTTGCGGAACGCGGAGATCATCGCATCCTGCAGCGCGTCGGAAGCGTCCTCGTGATCGCGCATGGTGCGCAACGCGACCGCCCACAACCGATCGCGGTGCCGGCGGAACAACTCGGCGAACGCGTGTGGGTCACCGCTGGTGTGCGCCGCTATGAGGTCGGCGTCCGATCTGACGGGGGCAGACACGTCTGAGCACTCTACTGATCGTGAGGTCGCCCACGATCACCGCGCCGCGGCCCGCGCGGGACCAGGACCGGGTTCGGTCCCGCGCGAACCGGAGGCGTGCTGCTCAGGCCGCCGTGCCGGAGATGCTGATCTCGTTGATCCGGGTCTGGAACTTGCCGCCCGACGGCGAGATCTGCGTCAGCCACACGATCACGTTCTGGGTGGGCTGCGCCGCGTCGATCGGGATCGTCGTCTTGCCCGCGGCCAGCGTCTGCTGCCCGAGCAGCGGGCTGGAGTCGAAGTTCGGGCTGGTGCCGTCGGCCGCCCGGATCTCCACCACGGTGCCCGCGCTGGGCGAGTCGATGACCACTTCGCGGACGGTCGTCGGCGCCGAGAAGCTGAGCACCGTGCCGGTGCCCGACTTGAACCCGTTGCCGAACTGGTCGTTGTAGGAGTCGGTCGCCCAGGACGTCGACGGGTCGCCGTCGAACAGGTTGCCGATCTTGCCGGGGCTGTCCGGGGTCTGCTCCTTGACGAACGGGGTCCCGCCGGTGACCTGGACCGGGACGGCCTGGTCCGGGGTCGGTGCGGGCTGCTGCGCGTTGTCGTCGCCCAAGGTCACCGACGGGCCTTCGGCCTCCGGGTTGCCCGCGAACATGCCGATGAGGTTGGCGACGATCCAGCCGACGACGAGCAGCGTGGCCACCGCCAGGGCGCCGACGCTGATCGCCAGCTTCTTGCGCTTGACCTTGTCCGGCTTGGGGTCCTGGGTGCTCCAGACCTCGTTGGTCTGCGTCGCGCCGCCCGCGGGTCCGGACTGCACGGCCGAGGACGAGGCCTCGAACGTGGCGTGCTGCTCCAACACCCGCAGCACCGCTGCACCGGTGCGGACGCCGCCGGTGGTGCCGTGCGTGTCGGGGCTGCCGAGGGCGCGCAGGGCGACCGTGGACAGCTCCAGCGGCACCGTCGGGCGCAGCGTGCGCGGCGCGACGATGGTGCCGTCCGGTCCGGTCGGCGCGGTCGCCAGGCCTTCGGGGGCGGAGTCCAGCGCCCAGCGCCCGGTCAGCAGCAGGTACAGCGCGGCACCGAGCCCGCGCACGTCGTCGCTGGAGCTCGCGGTGGACAGCGGCCCAGGGAAGGCCATCCGGATGTCGCCTTCCGGCGTCACCCGGATCCGCTGCGGGTGGTCCGCGCCGAGCACCAGCCCGGCGTGGTGCGCGGCTTCGACAGCGGCGGCCAGCGGTTGCAGCAGCCGCGCCGCGGTGCCCGGCTGCAGCGGCCCGTCCCCGATCAGCTCGATCAGGTCGGTGCCGTGCGTCCATTCGGCGATGACGACGCCGAGCACGCCCTGCGGGTCACCTGGTGCTGGTGTCACGACGTCGAGCACCCGCGCGACGCCGACGTGGTTGAAGGTGCTGGCGTGCATCGCGCGTTCCAGCGTGCGCCGCGCGCTCGTCGCCGCATCCGATTGGGAGCGGTCCCCGGTCAGGATGGTCAGCGCGACATCGCGTCCGAGCACACCGTCCTTGGCCCGCCACAGCTGCGCGTCGCACCGGGGATCGGTGCCGACCTTCTCCAGCAGGCGGTATCGGCCGTGGTCGAGTACCGCGCCGGGGGTCAGCTGTTCGGCGTCGTCCGCCGTCGAATCGCCCGCGTCACGTTCCGGCATCGCTTGCCTGGTCGGTTTGCTGCTCACCTTCCCTCTCCCGCTCCTCCCGCTCCAGCCGGGGGGCACTGAACACCCCCTCCCCACGGGAGAAGACTTCCGCCCCGAGGGTACGTGACGCCAATGTCAACGACGACGCAGCAGAGCGGTGAGCCGCCCGATCGCAGGCTCCAGTTCCCGCACCCGGAGCAACGCCATCAATCCGAAGATGATCGCGAAGCCCACGATCGTGCCCGCCAGCAGCTGCAACCAGCCCGTTCCGGCGCCAGCGGGACCGGGGATCAACGCGTCCACGCCCGTCGTGGCGCCCCAGGCCGCGAGCCCGCCGAGCACCGACGCGAGCAGCGTCTTGCCCAGCGTCGCCAAGAACTTCGCGCTGCCCAGCGGACCCAGGCGCCGCCGCAACCACGCCTCGCCGACGAGCCAGCCGACGACGAAGCTGAAGGAGTTCACGAAGGCCAGGCCGTAGACGACGTCCTGCGGCGACAGCACCAACGGCGTGAGCAGCGCCATGACGACCTTGGCCGCGGTCATCACGACCATGATCAGGGTCGGGGTGCGGGCGTCCTTGAGGGCGTTGAACGTCCGCATCTGCATCATCGTGATCGCGTACGGCAGCACGCCGAACGACGAGACGGCGATCGCCAGCCCGACGCTGCTCGCGTCCGTCGCGGAGCCCTTGAGGCTGAACAGCGCCAGCGCCAGCGGCACGCCCAGCACCGTCATCACG
This window of the Saccharopolyspora gloriosae genome carries:
- a CDS encoding D-alanine--D-alanine ligase family protein, which encodes MSDRWVAVLSGGLSHEREVSLRSGRRLSTALRSVGMTVGEWDADSRLVTRIQDERPDAVIIALHGGEGENGAVQSVLDMLGVPYVGTDQRACRRAWDKPTAKAELARAGLSTPDWVVLPHATFRELGAQAVLDALVGKLGLPLMLKPDQGGSALGARVVREASELPSAMVGALAYGDTVLVEQFIEGVEVAVSVVDTADGPEALPAVRIEAADGVYDYTARYTAGLTSYEAPADLAPEVAARAGELAVAAHKLLGLRDVSRTDAIIDQHGVPHFLEVNVSPGLTETSLFPMAVEAADRSLGEVFAGLVEKAITRGN
- a CDS encoding PLP-dependent aminotransferase family protein; its protein translation is MSDHGSNPTDQPQPSPQQEAAVQQAGAARNLDAHRDRYAQRTAGMTASEIRALFAVASRPEVVSLAGGMPNLAALPLDSLATEVSRLISVDGQAALQYGSAHGVPELREQICEIMAMEGITGHPDDVMVTVGSQMALDMVTRLFCDPGDVVLAEGPSYVGALGSFNAYQAKVVHVAMDDDGLQPEALRHAISEVTSRGERIKFLYTIPNFHNPGGVTLAVQRRAEILEICRHHDILVLEDNPYGLLGFDGQTYPALRSLDPDNVVYLGSFSKTFASGLRVGWVLAPHAVREKLVLAAESATLCPPTLNQMIVSRYLSTHDWKGQIKTFREQYRERRDAMLSALEQHMPEGCSWTKPDGGFYVWFTAPEGVDTKAMLPRAVTQRVAYASGTGFYADALGSRQMRLSYCYPTPERIREGVRRLANTLTDEMELVRTFGSVPQRSVSGPEAPSPDTA
- a CDS encoding GNAT family N-acetyltransferase, whose amino-acid sequence is MSRRVVGVTLDNLDHLPPKCRRCVFWELAPHIREQAEEFGETGLEKEAWVSNVLLDWGSCGRVLYVDDVPAGYALYAPPAAVPRAAAFPSGPVSADAVLLTALRVIPEFEHGGLGRVLLQNVAKDLTKRGVRAIEAFGDLHEDDEGCLVPAGFLQQVGFKTVRQHPKWPRLRLELRTAISWKEDVEAALERLLSTVSVKTAEPALG
- a CDS encoding N-acetylmuramoyl-L-alanine amidase, encoding MQLLHRGDVGPAVAEIRNTLAALGLLPAPPNGTATGPANFDAAVEHAVRVFQQRRGLITDGVVGPATYRALIDARWRLGDRSLAYLVSKPISGDDVFALQERLLELGFDAGRPDGIFGWQTEQALRSFQRDYGLGNDGICGPNTLRALKQLAPKVRGGRPVYLREQEKVRRSGPLLRGKRIVLDPGHGGTDRGVTVGGVNEADLAWDLVRRLEGRMVATGMEALITRGPHSCPPEADRAGFANEAGADLFLSLHMDANSAPAAQGVSSFHFGTGNGTTSTVGEALAGFLQREIVARTGMLDCRIHPKTWEVLRLTRMPAVRTEIGYLTNPEDRRRLLDPAFRDIIAEGLLVAVKRLYLLGKDDQPTGTFTFDDLLRHELTRAEGA
- the trxA gene encoding thioredoxin, with product MAENTVTVDAGSFKDDVLGSDKPVLVDFWATWCGPCKMVAPVLEEIADENPGITIAKLDIDKNPSVARDYQVMSVPTLLLFSGGEPVKQIVGAKPKAALLEDLKDYL
- the trxB gene encoding thioredoxin-disulfide reductase, which codes for MTDDVRNLIIVGSGPAGYTAAVYAARAELQPLVFEGTQFGGALMTTTDVENYPGFRDGIMGPDLMEQMREQAKRFGGELRAEDVEHIDLEGDVKKVTANGVEYRAKAIVLAMGAAARYLGIPGEEKLLGHGVSACATCDGFFFREQHIAVIGGGDSAMEEATFLTKFADSVTIIHRRDEFRASKIMLERAKANEKIRWRTNAAVTEVLGDNAVTGLKLHDTVTGEDSQLDVTGMFVAIGHDPRSELVRDQVEVDDEGYVAVQQPTTHTGIPGVFAAGDLVDHTYRQAITAAGSGCSAAMDAERWLAEHEVSESAHVAAEHVGGGYAPATETAAAR
- the sigM gene encoding RNA polymerase sigma factor SigM gives rise to the protein MSAPVRSDADLIAAHTSGDPHAFAELFRRHRDRLWAVALRTMRDHEDASDALQDAMISAFRNAGSFRAESQVTTWLHRIVVNACLDRIRRRQARPTVPLPDTGPAEPAVPRDAIEEQDTRMAVQDALAALPEEQRAPIVLVDVEGYSVSDTAAILGVAEGTVKSRCARGRVKLAKLLGHLRNPSADANVPDDANAKRRREGR
- a CDS encoding protein kinase family protein, with amino-acid sequence MSSKPTRQAMPERDAGDSTADDAEQLTPGAVLDHGRYRLLEKVGTDPRCDAQLWRAKDGVLGRDVALTILTGDRSQSDAATSARRTLERAMHASTFNHVGVARVLDVVTPAPGDPQGVLGVVIAEWTHGTDLIELIGDGPLQPGTAARLLQPLAAAVEAAHHAGLVLGADHPQRIRVTPEGDIRMAFPGPLSTASSSDDVRGLGAALYLLLTGRWALDSAPEGLATAPTGPDGTIVAPRTLRPTVPLELSTVALRALGSPDTHGTTGGVRTGAAVLRVLEQHATFEASSSAVQSGPAGGATQTNEVWSTQDPKPDKVKRKKLAISVGALAVATLLVVGWIVANLIGMFAGNPEAEGPSVTLGDDNAQQPAPTPDQAVPVQVTGGTPFVKEQTPDSPGKIGNLFDGDPSTSWATDSYNDQFGNGFKSGTGTVLSFSAPTTVREVVIDSPSAGTVVEIRAADGTSPNFDSSPLLGQQTLAAGKTTIPIDAAQPTQNVIVWLTQISPSGGKFQTRINEISISGTAA